From Lycium ferocissimum isolate CSIRO_LF1 chromosome 12, AGI_CSIRO_Lferr_CH_V1, whole genome shotgun sequence, one genomic window encodes:
- the LOC132040093 gene encoding DAR GTPase 2, mitochondrial, whose product MTLKASLVQKIGNTIKEVVRNKGSTWWYTPHMAAASRAITERIPLVDILLEVRDARIPLSSTCELIKHHSPSSRRIIILNKTDLAHHIQLKEWLKYFEQQKCLVFGVNSHNKDNIKELLNFLRARVRELPKIGHGDQTITLMLVGIPNVGKSALANSLHQIGRISAAEKGRLKHAIVSPHPGETKNISGLKIASHPSIYVLDTPGVFPAEILDAEVCSNLALTGAIKDCLVGEVELAEYFLSFFNPCDEYKKWAKLSLSGADDVSELERRQKRQYLTDHTQDFTVNKVRRMLFEAVSSFNGNLHDEEIMLQFIKAEFAVLGDAFNLPSDSDDYVRKVAAKLLNLYRTGRLGHYTLDLAPSNNLESLRCNVLSCGA is encoded by the exons ATGACGTTAAAGGCTAGTTTAGTTCAAAAGATAGGTAACACAATTAAGGAAGTTGTAAGGAATAAAGGTTCAACATGGTGGTATACACCTCACATGGCTGCAGCATCTCGTGCCATAACCGAACGGATCCCATTGGTTGATATTCTCCTTGAAGTCAGAGATGCGCGG ATTCCTTTATCATCAACATGTGAGCTAATTAAGCATCATTCACCTTCCTCGAGGCGCATTATAATTCTGAACAAGACAGATTTAGCACATCACATTCAATTAAAG GAATGGCTGAAATACTTTGAGCAACAAAAGTGTCTTGTTTTTGGAGTCAATTCCCATAATAAGGATAACATCAAAGAG TTATTAAACTTTCTGCGTGCCAGAGTTCGAGAATTACCAAAGATTGGTCATGGAGATCAGACAATTACATTAATGCTTGTCGGCATTCCTAACGTTGGAAAGTCTGCCCTTGCCAACTCATTGCATCAAATTGGAAGGATCAGTGCAGCGG AGAAAGGAAGGTTAAAGCATGCCATAGTGAGTCCTCATCCAGGAGAGACAAAAAATATTAGTGGCTTGAAG ATTGCCAGCCATCCTAGTATTTATGTGTTAGACACCCCTGGTGTTTTTCCGGCTGAGATCCTCGATGCAGAGGTGTGCTCCAATCTAGCTTTAACAG GTGCCATCAAAGACTGCTTGGTTGGGGAAGTGGAGCTTGCGGAATATTTTCTATCCTTCTTTAACCCGTGTGATGAATACAAGAAATGGGCAAAGCTGTCATTATCAGGTGCTGATGATGTTTCTGAGTTAGAGAGAAGACAGAAGAGACAATATTTAACAGATCACACGCAG GATTTCACTGTGAACAAAGTTCGAAGAATGCTCTTCGAAGCAGTTTCATCTTTCAATGGCAATCTACACGATGAGGAAATTATGTTGCAGTTCATCAAAGCAGAGTTTGCTGTTCTTGGCGATGCTTTTAATTTGCCTTCTGATTCGGATGATTATGTTCGTAAAGTGGCTGCTAAGCTGCTTAATCTGTATCGTACTGGAAGGCTTGGTCATTATACTCTAGACCTTGCTCCAAGCAACAACTTAGAAAGTCTAAGATGTAATGTTCTTAGTTGTGGTGCCTAA
- the LOC132039269 gene encoding F-box/kelch-repeat protein At3g06240-like, translating into MAGKRVVKQSKKTKRLDVDGAMGIHLQEEIIMDILSRLPVRPVLRFKCVSKFWMTLISDPYFTMKHLNRANNNLNSQKILFISQRNGEFSLYCSSLSSVQLFEDIQKLDWPSNRKPWSCRLYCCYNGLALIGIGNYPEYKHHILLLWNPSTGESIVLPDPSFSPRRLYICGLGYDPTSDDYKILKIDGASRNEIITLKSGSWRKIDKHPIGVYPVLTDMDSLAFVHGAFHWLDSSLNNSVVSFSISNEVYGEIPLPEGMSLDGFNMDNIIYGVSVFEGMLCVYSTHIRKYTLWVMKDYGVKESWYQLFTKQGTDGYSIKVPKYRFSDGEVLLCCRNLLRTGSVFKTSKESSDLWPQSDLERIQNGFVYTESLISPKLLT; encoded by the coding sequence ATGGCAGGGAAGAGAGTTGTGAAGCAgtcaaaaaaaacaaagaggTTGGATGTTGATGGGGCTATGGGAATTCACTTGCAAGAAGAAATAATTATGGACATCCTCAGCAGGCTACCTGTGCGGCCTGTTCTTCGATTCAAATGTGTTTCAAAATTTTGGATGACATTAATCTCCGACCCTTACTTTACGATGAAGCATCTCAATCGTGCAAACAATAACCTAAATTCCCAAAAGATTCTTTTTATTAGCCAACGGAATGGCGAGTTTTCCTTGTATTGTTCTTCTTTATCCTCGGTTCAACTGTTTGAGGATATACAAAAGCTTGATTGGCCTTCTAACCGTAAACCATGGAGTTGCAGATTATACTGTTGTTACAATGGCTTGGCTCTTATTGGGATTGGTAATTATCCTGAGTATAAACACCACATACTTTTGCTATGGAACCCCTCCACAGGAGAATCAATAGTACTTCCAGATCCAAGTTTTTCACCTAGAAGACTTTATATTTGCGGATTGGGATATGACCCGACTAGTGATGACTATAAGATCCTGAAGATTGATGGCGCCTCACGCAATGAAATTATCACGCTGAAAAGTGGTTCctggagaaaaattgataaacaTCCTATTGGTGTTTACCCCGTGTTGACTGATATGGATTCTTTGGCATTTGTACATGGAGCATTTCATTGGCTTGATTCGTCACTTAATAATTCTGTGGTTTCATTTAGTATTTCAAATGAGGTGTACGGAGAAATTCCATTGCCAGAGGGAATGTCTTTGGACGGTTTCAACATGGATAACATAATCTATGGCGTTTCGGTATTTGAAGGAATGCTTTGTGTTTATTCTACTCATATCAGGAAGTACACTTTATGGGTAATGAAAGACTATGGTGTCAAGGAATCTTGGTATCAATTGTTTACTAAACAAGGTACCGATGGTTATTCAATCAAGGTACCGAAATACAGGTTTTCAGATGGTGAAGTGTTACTTTGTTGCAGAAATTTGCTACGTACTGGTTCTGTATTTAAGACATCCAAAGAATCATCTGACTTATGGCCTCAATCTGATTTGGAACGTATTCAGAACGGATTCGTTTATACAGAAAGCTTGATCTCTCCAAAGTTACTTACTTAG